In Mytilus galloprovincialis chromosome 1, xbMytGall1.hap1.1, whole genome shotgun sequence, the following are encoded in one genomic region:
- the LOC143070866 gene encoding uncharacterized protein LOC143070866 → MFGYLCFFQIIGMVASKICYYYIDYDSYYSSNYCSRGCCSKYKTNPCCSSSYIDWSSAETIGAVVGGLFALSIFVSIISYICKRMRAQRGVQGQVLSPPAVTYITTTGGAVPNSYPQAANQPQFGSNMNIMGSTEQLNVIPPNNGNTAYLPSNGNTAYPTTIGNTAYPPSNGNTTYPPSYDNLAHDHVKGAESSMNACI, encoded by the exons gAATGGTCGCCAGTAAAATATGCTATTATTATATAGATTACGATTCATATTATAGTAGCAACTACTGTTCCAGAGGAtgttgttccaaatataagaCAAATCCATGTTGTTCGTCATCATATATCGATTG GTCATCAGCGGAAACTATAGGAGCAGTTGTCGGTGGTCTTTTCGCTTTATCTATCTTCGTTTCGATCATATCTTACATCTGCAAACGAATGAGAGCGCAGCGTGGCGTGCAAGGTCAGGTTTTATCTCCACCTGCTGTAACATATATAACTACTACTGGAGGCGCTGTACCCAATTCAT aCCCTCAAGCTGCTAACCAACCCCAATTTGGAAGCAACATGAATATCATGGGTAGCACTGAACAACTAAATGTTATTCCACCAAATAATGGAAATACAGCCTACCTACCAAGTAATGGGAACACAGCTTATCCAACAACTATTGGAAACACAGCTTATCCACCAAGTAATGGAAATACCACTTATCCACCAAGTTACGACAATCTTGCTCATGACCACGTGAAAGGGGCTGAAAGTTCTATGAACGCATGTATATAG